A single region of the Streptomyces sp. NBC_01262 genome encodes:
- a CDS encoding phosphoglycerate mutase family protein — translation MARPRRIVLIRHGESQGNADDTIYERVPDHALELTPTGERQARDAGDRLRELFGDERVQAFVSPYRRTHQTFHLLGLDPRLTRAKEEPRLREQDWGNYQDAEDVQRQRKTRDAYGHFFYRFAQGESGADVYDRVGAFLETLYRAFDNPDFPPNVLMVTHGLTMRLFCMRWFHWTVDEFECLSNPDNGETRVLLLGADGKYRLDRPFARWRTAESDLARYHG, via the coding sequence ATGGCACGACCCCGCCGCATTGTGCTCATCCGGCACGGAGAGTCCCAGGGCAATGCCGACGACACGATCTATGAACGGGTCCCGGACCATGCTCTGGAGCTCACCCCTACCGGTGAGCGGCAGGCGCGGGACGCGGGGGACCGGCTCAGAGAGCTGTTCGGAGACGAGCGGGTGCAGGCCTTTGTCTCGCCGTACCGGCGCACCCACCAGACCTTCCATCTGCTGGGGCTGGATCCCAGGCTGACGCGCGCCAAGGAGGAGCCGAGGCTGCGTGAACAGGACTGGGGGAACTACCAGGACGCCGAGGACGTGCAGCGGCAGCGCAAGACCCGGGACGCGTACGGGCACTTCTTCTACCGCTTTGCGCAGGGGGAGTCGGGGGCCGATGTCTATGACCGGGTCGGCGCCTTCCTGGAGACTCTGTACCGGGCTTTCGACAACCCGGACTTCCCGCCGAATGTGCTGATGGTGACCCATGGCCTGACGATGCGGCTGTTCTGCATGCGGTGGTTCCACTGGACCGTCGACGAGTTCGAGTGCCTGTCCAACCCCGACAACGGCGAGACCCGGGTGCTGCTGCTCGGGGCCGACGGCAAGTACCGGCTCGACCGGCCTTTCGCCCGGTGGCGTACGGCCGAGTCGGACCTGGCGAGATATCACGGCTAG
- a CDS encoding SDR family oxidoreductase — protein sequence MSERIVVVGGTSGIGLAVAQRQLKEGREVVVTGRDAGRLAAALEKLGDGASGASVDARDEEATRAFFAGLERVDHVVVAVTGATAAGPFRSISTEALREAAEGKLLAQTIAAQAALEVLRPDGSLTFVTAGSAGAAIPGTAGLAAVNAAVEAMVPVLAVELAPARVNAVSPGIVDTPWWDWLDAEARQQTFDAYAKTAPVGRVGRPEDIADAVAYLVDAGFTTGTVLSVDGGSRLRPAAL from the coding sequence ATGAGTGAGCGGATTGTGGTTGTCGGCGGCACCTCGGGTATCGGACTCGCCGTGGCCCAGCGACAGCTGAAGGAAGGCCGCGAGGTGGTCGTCACCGGCAGGGATGCCGGGCGTCTGGCGGCGGCGCTGGAAAAGCTGGGCGACGGCGCCTCGGGAGCCAGTGTCGACGCCAGGGACGAGGAGGCCACCCGGGCCTTCTTCGCGGGGCTGGAGCGGGTGGACCACGTGGTCGTCGCGGTCACCGGGGCGACGGCGGCCGGGCCCTTCCGGTCGATATCCACCGAGGCGCTGCGTGAGGCGGCCGAGGGCAAGCTCCTCGCGCAGACGATCGCCGCCCAGGCCGCGCTCGAAGTGCTCAGGCCGGACGGCTCCCTGACATTCGTCACGGCCGGTTCGGCGGGCGCCGCCATACCGGGCACCGCAGGCCTCGCCGCGGTCAACGCCGCCGTCGAGGCGATGGTGCCGGTGCTCGCGGTGGAGCTCGCCCCCGCCCGGGTCAACGCGGTCTCGCCCGGGATCGTCGACACCCCCTGGTGGGACTGGCTGGACGCCGAAGCACGGCAGCAGACCTTCGACGCCTACGCGAAGACGGCCCCCGTCGGCCGGGTGGGGCGGCCGGAGGACATAGCCGACGCCGTCGCCTACCTCGTCGACGCCGGCTTCACCACGGGCACGGTCCTGTCCGTGGACGGCGGATCCCGGCTGCGGCCGGCGGCCCTGTGA
- a CDS encoding TetR/AcrR family transcriptional regulator: MTEAVPRGRPRSETARRAVLDAALQLCQRDGFQGLTIKAIAETAGVGRQTVYRWWPTKEAVLLDALRDVGLRESRRLAPDSGDTLRDVESLLSMTFALTQQLTGKAIVGLMAEAQHDPGLSARLQGTVIGPRRQALREILARGVERGDLSDAEVPLDLAVDFAFGTMWYRLLSRHAPVDADLAGQLTAALRRMLSP; this comes from the coding sequence ATGACAGAAGCGGTCCCCCGTGGCAGGCCCCGCAGCGAGACAGCACGGCGCGCCGTGCTCGACGCGGCCCTCCAGCTGTGCCAGCGCGACGGCTTCCAAGGCCTGACGATCAAGGCGATCGCCGAGACGGCGGGCGTCGGCAGGCAGACGGTCTACCGCTGGTGGCCCACCAAGGAAGCGGTGCTGCTGGACGCCCTCCGCGATGTCGGGCTTCGCGAAAGCCGCCGGCTCGCCCCCGACAGCGGGGACACCCTGCGCGATGTCGAGAGTCTCCTCTCGATGACCTTCGCCCTCACCCAGCAGCTGACCGGAAAGGCCATCGTCGGCCTGATGGCCGAGGCGCAGCACGATCCCGGGCTCTCGGCCCGCCTGCAGGGCACCGTCATCGGCCCCCGCAGACAGGCCCTTCGCGAGATCCTCGCCCGCGGTGTGGAGCGCGGCGACCTCAGCGATGCCGAGGTGCCGCTCGATCTCGCCGTCGACTTCGCCTTCGGCACCATGTGGTACCGGCTGCTGAGCCGCCATGCCCCGGTCGACGCCGATCTGGCCGGGCAGCTCACCGCAGCGCTCCGGAGAATGCTCAGCCCTTAG
- a CDS encoding SDR family oxidoreductase, with translation METILVTGGSGVLGTAVVRRLLDAGRPVRVLSRRPEPERGPGVPDKAEWVVGDLADGAGLAAALDGVAVVVHCASDTKSAGKTDEAGTRNLIDAARAGGARPHIVYVSIVGIDLVPFRYYRAKLAVERLLEESGLPYSVLRATQFHDLVLAVAQQTARLPVVPVPSGVLVQPVEAGEVADRMAELALGEPVGRAPDFGGPQVWTAVDAVRAVLRASGRRRPVVSVPLPGRMIAALCAGGLLVRDAEGGAQGRHGFGEFLAAAPLEDRTYGAAQAGGSKG, from the coding sequence ATGGAAACGATTCTGGTGACCGGCGGCAGCGGTGTGCTCGGAACCGCCGTGGTGCGGCGGCTGCTGGATGCCGGACGCCCAGTGCGCGTGCTGAGCAGGCGGCCGGAGCCGGAGCGCGGCCCGGGCGTGCCGGACAAGGCCGAGTGGGTGGTCGGTGACCTGGCGGACGGCGCCGGGCTCGCGGCGGCGCTGGACGGGGTCGCCGTGGTGGTGCACTGCGCCAGCGACACCAAGAGCGCCGGGAAGACCGATGAGGCGGGCACCCGCAATCTGATCGACGCCGCACGCGCAGGCGGCGCCCGGCCGCACATCGTCTATGTGTCGATCGTGGGCATCGACCTGGTCCCGTTCCGGTACTACCGCGCGAAGCTGGCGGTGGAACGGCTCCTGGAGGAGTCGGGGCTGCCGTACAGCGTGTTGCGCGCGACGCAGTTCCACGATCTGGTGCTGGCCGTTGCGCAGCAGACGGCACGGCTCCCCGTGGTGCCGGTGCCCTCGGGCGTCCTCGTACAGCCGGTGGAGGCCGGGGAAGTCGCCGACCGGATGGCTGAGCTGGCGCTGGGGGAGCCCGTCGGGCGCGCGCCGGACTTCGGCGGGCCGCAGGTGTGGACCGCGGTGGACGCGGTGCGCGCGGTCCTGCGGGCCTCCGGCCGGCGCCGCCCGGTGGTGTCCGTGCCGCTGCCGGGCAGGATGATCGCAGCGCTGTGCGCGGGCGGGCTGCTGGTGCGCGACGCCGAAGGCGGCGCGCAGGGGCGGCACGGCTTCGGCGAGTTCCTCGCGGCGGCGCCGCTGGAGGACCGTACGTACGGAGCGGCGCAGGCCGGCGGGTCTAAGGGCTGA
- a CDS encoding DUF4937 domain-containing protein, translating to MLVKWIRCGVIDRAGFERGQRKWAGLLGEPGFRGQGGGWSRSQPGVAHLFSIWDTPSYHDAFMSGGAHDRLAAAQEGTYESLGVKFFEHRLDVKVGFRARFADSDVLRLAHCKVRPGRAEHFTLMQEKVWNPAMAGSPGMLRGVFAQGPESDFLVLSMWDSATERAKYRDGPVARLSERADLDTDVLAVAGDVVDVVQAWTV from the coding sequence GTGCTGGTGAAGTGGATTCGCTGCGGCGTCATCGACCGGGCGGGGTTCGAACGAGGGCAGCGGAAGTGGGCGGGGCTGCTGGGTGAGCCGGGGTTCCGGGGACAGGGCGGCGGGTGGAGCAGGAGCCAGCCCGGGGTGGCGCACCTGTTCTCCATCTGGGACACGCCGTCGTATCACGACGCCTTCATGTCGGGCGGCGCTCATGACCGGCTCGCCGCCGCGCAGGAGGGCACCTACGAGAGCCTGGGCGTGAAGTTCTTCGAGCACAGGCTGGACGTGAAGGTCGGCTTCCGCGCCCGGTTCGCGGACAGCGACGTGCTGCGGCTCGCGCACTGCAAGGTGCGCCCGGGGCGGGCCGAGCACTTCACCCTGATGCAGGAGAAGGTGTGGAACCCGGCGATGGCCGGCTCACCGGGGATGCTGCGCGGGGTCTTCGCGCAGGGCCCGGAGTCGGACTTCCTGGTGCTGTCCATGTGGGACTCGGCGACCGAGCGTGCGAAATACCGCGACGGTCCGGTCGCCCGGCTGTCGGAGCGAGCCGATCTGGACACGGATGTGCTGGCTGTGGCGGGTGATGTGGTGGATGTCGTCCAGGCATGGACAGTCTGA
- a CDS encoding VOC family protein — protein MDALYPRLLVEDFDSAARFWTAALRDLLSIEPVKVLPEAGYANWDLDGETVLVLYARRNLAMTIGTNTLPTRAEAQDSAMLVLRVAEVDAAARRLAAHGAAFLTEPQDRPDWGPGLRTSHLRTPDGTLVELQSY, from the coding sequence ATGGACGCCCTGTATCCACGCCTCCTCGTCGAGGACTTCGACTCCGCCGCGCGCTTCTGGACGGCAGCCCTGCGCGACCTCCTCTCCATCGAACCGGTCAAGGTCCTGCCCGAAGCGGGATACGCCAACTGGGACCTGGACGGCGAGACCGTTCTCGTCCTCTACGCCCGCCGCAACCTGGCGATGACCATCGGCACCAACACCCTGCCCACGCGTGCCGAAGCACAGGACAGCGCCATGCTCGTGCTGCGCGTGGCCGAGGTCGACGCTGCCGCCCGGCGGCTCGCAGCGCACGGCGCCGCCTTCCTCACCGAGCCCCAGGACCGCCCCGACTGGGGACCGGGCCTTCGCACCTCGCACCTGCGCACGCCGGACGGCACCCTGGTCGAACTGCAGTCCTACTGA
- a CDS encoding NAD-dependent epimerase/dehydratase family protein encodes MRLLMLGGTEFVGRAVTEEALARDWQVTVFHRGRHDPPKGVSVLHGDRASEDGLSALGAGEWDVVVDTWSGAPSAVRDAARLLAGRAGRYVYVSSRSVYAFPTPAGQSEDGPVVDGSADDGGEVDYARLKRGGELAALDAFGERALLVRAGLIIGPYENIGRLPWWLSRMARGGPVLAPGPRDLALQYIDVRDLATWILDAAESGLSGPYDLVSPPGHTTMGALLDACAQATGGVAELRWTAPDAIVAAGIEPWTDLPVWVPPGELYDTVHQGDVSRALAAGLSCRPVEETVADTWRWLRTLGGQAPRRPDRPPVGLDPAVEAKVLGRADQ; translated from the coding sequence ATGAGGCTCTTGATGCTGGGCGGTACGGAGTTCGTGGGGCGCGCCGTCACCGAGGAGGCGCTCGCGCGCGACTGGCAGGTGACCGTGTTCCACCGCGGGCGGCACGATCCGCCGAAGGGCGTCAGCGTCCTGCACGGCGACCGCGCCTCCGAGGACGGCCTGTCGGCGCTCGGCGCCGGGGAGTGGGATGTCGTCGTCGACACCTGGTCCGGCGCCCCGTCGGCCGTGCGCGACGCGGCCCGGCTGCTGGCCGGCCGGGCCGGACGGTACGTGTACGTGTCCAGCCGATCGGTCTACGCCTTTCCGACACCGGCCGGACAGTCGGAGGACGGCCCGGTGGTGGACGGGTCGGCCGACGACGGTGGCGAGGTGGACTACGCGCGCCTCAAGCGCGGCGGGGAACTGGCCGCCCTGGACGCCTTCGGTGAGCGGGCGTTGCTGGTGCGTGCGGGGCTGATCATCGGACCGTACGAGAACATCGGCCGGCTGCCCTGGTGGCTCTCTCGGATGGCGCGCGGCGGTCCCGTGCTCGCGCCGGGGCCGCGTGACCTCGCGCTGCAGTACATCGACGTACGCGATCTGGCGACCTGGATTCTCGACGCCGCCGAGAGCGGGCTGAGCGGCCCGTACGACCTGGTGAGCCCGCCCGGGCACACCACGATGGGCGCTCTGCTGGACGCGTGCGCACAGGCCACCGGCGGTGTCGCGGAGCTGCGCTGGACCGCGCCGGACGCGATCGTCGCGGCGGGCATCGAGCCCTGGACGGACCTGCCGGTGTGGGTCCCGCCGGGGGAGCTGTACGACACGGTGCACCAGGGTGATGTGTCCAGGGCGCTCGCGGCCGGGCTGAGCTGCCGCCCGGTCGAGGAGACGGTCGCCGACACCTGGCGCTGGCTGCGGACGCTGGGCGGACAGGCGCCCCGGCGGCCCGACCGGCCGCCGGTCGGACTGGACCCGGCGGTCGAGGCGAAGGTGCTCGGGCGCGCCGATCAGTAG
- a CDS encoding TerD family protein produces MTSLNKGTRKVEVKLKWDPSPLGAPASDLDIIAATYHANDPHGSPAYLVHFGSRSPDGTITLNRDSVNGKGLGWDEVMTLELDRLSPSYARVVVGVAIQQTGGRMTFDDIAHPASLIQTGYTELSKSDFSGVAGSTAATIAEFARHGSEEWEFHPTVRGFDADAEDFAQLMGSRPS; encoded by the coding sequence GTGACCAGCCTCAACAAGGGGACCCGGAAAGTCGAAGTGAAGCTCAAGTGGGATCCCAGCCCCTTGGGCGCACCCGCCAGTGATCTCGACATCATCGCGGCGACCTACCACGCGAACGACCCCCACGGCAGCCCCGCGTATCTCGTGCACTTCGGCAGCCGGTCCCCCGACGGCACCATCACCCTGAACCGGGACAGCGTGAACGGGAAGGGACTGGGCTGGGACGAGGTCATGACCCTGGAGCTCGACCGACTGTCCCCCTCGTACGCCCGCGTCGTCGTCGGCGTGGCCATCCAACAGACGGGCGGACGGATGACATTCGACGACATCGCGCACCCCGCCTCGTTGATCCAGACGGGGTACACGGAGCTGTCGAAGAGCGACTTCTCCGGCGTCGCCGGATCCACCGCCGCGACCATCGCCGAGTTCGCCCGGCACGGCTCGGAGGAATGGGAATTCCACCCGACCGTCCGCGGGTTCGACGCCGACGCGGAGGACTTCGCCCAACTGATGGGCAGCCGCCCGTCATGA
- a CDS encoding YrhB domain-containing protein: protein MIEREAAVQAVEEQLERDYQRWRTTGADAMRMAVVHVEEHELVWIVTWDSEDFVRTRNSEFMLAGNGPYLVDRVDGGLHQVGVVSAVTGGWEADYRSRIRGLPVRTAVDDLHDALRGVAATRGRMHAVRTLRQRLPVFSPEEAIEYVSALLDGDAPARLVAVATKELVEPLNPVLAVETILSGAAIRSG, encoded by the coding sequence GTGATTGAGCGAGAAGCCGCAGTCCAGGCTGTAGAAGAACAGCTGGAGCGCGACTATCAGCGGTGGCGGACTACGGGTGCGGACGCGATGCGCATGGCTGTAGTCCATGTCGAGGAGCACGAGCTGGTGTGGATCGTCACCTGGGATTCCGAAGACTTCGTGCGCACTCGGAACTCGGAGTTCATGCTGGCTGGCAATGGGCCGTACCTGGTAGACCGAGTCGACGGGGGACTGCACCAGGTCGGCGTCGTCTCCGCGGTAACCGGAGGGTGGGAGGCCGACTACCGATCCCGGATACGTGGGCTGCCGGTACGCACCGCAGTAGACGATCTACACGATGCGCTACGCGGAGTCGCCGCTACGCGCGGACGCATGCACGCTGTGCGGACACTGCGCCAGAGGCTGCCCGTGTTCTCGCCTGAGGAGGCCATCGAGTACGTGAGCGCGTTGCTGGACGGTGATGCACCCGCGCGCCTCGTGGCCGTCGCCACCAAGGAACTAGTGGAGCCTCTCAACCCGGTACTTGCGGTGGAGACCATTCTGAGCGGGGCAGCGATCCGTTCCGGTTAG
- a CDS encoding DUF3885 domain-containing protein, which produces MDDGGADVFLTTSEERDRMRDRHADWLSSHPSGL; this is translated from the coding sequence ATCGACGACGGTGGCGCCGACGTCTTCCTCACCACGTCCGAGGAACGGGACCGGATGCGCGATCGGCATGCCGACTGGCTTTCCAGTCATCCGTCGGGTCTCTAA
- a CDS encoding MBL fold metallo-hydrolase yields the protein MEPIHDSLIDFVGGAPVPGSLDVRWIHGSPSKRRNTDPKIQVHAYDPHTFILRQSKTVSFEAPFLYLLFGNERALLLDTGATADPELFPLRETVDGLLAQWLVQHPRSGYELVVAHTHGHGDHVAGDGQFTDRPATRVVTRDADTVRSFFGFGDWAQETVRFDLGGRVLEVIGSPGHHEAAITVYDPRTGLLLTGDTVYPGRLYAPDFTAFTATLDTLVAFAESRAVTHVLGCHIEMTRRPGRDFPFGATYQPDEAPLQMTVTQLTVVRDAAASVAGRPGVHKFDDFIIFNGPCTSALPKLFARALASKLRLSLAALIPRNGHDR from the coding sequence ATGGAACCGATACATGACAGTCTGATCGACTTCGTGGGCGGCGCGCCGGTGCCGGGCTCCCTGGACGTCCGCTGGATCCACGGCTCGCCATCCAAACGCCGCAACACCGACCCGAAGATCCAGGTCCACGCCTACGACCCGCACACCTTCATCCTGCGTCAGAGCAAGACCGTGAGTTTCGAGGCGCCGTTCCTCTACCTCTTGTTCGGCAACGAGCGGGCGCTGCTGCTCGACACCGGCGCGACCGCGGATCCGGAGCTGTTCCCACTACGGGAAACCGTCGACGGGCTCCTGGCCCAATGGCTCGTCCAGCACCCACGCTCAGGCTACGAACTGGTCGTCGCCCACACCCACGGGCACGGCGACCATGTCGCCGGGGACGGGCAGTTCACCGACCGTCCGGCGACCCGGGTGGTGACCAGAGACGCCGACACTGTCCGATCCTTCTTCGGCTTCGGCGACTGGGCGCAGGAGACGGTCCGGTTCGACCTGGGCGGACGTGTCCTGGAGGTGATCGGTTCCCCCGGACACCACGAAGCGGCGATCACCGTTTACGACCCGCGGACCGGGCTCCTGCTCACTGGCGACACGGTCTACCCCGGTCGGCTCTACGCCCCCGATTTCACCGCGTTCACCGCCACGCTCGATACGTTGGTGGCCTTCGCCGAGTCCCGAGCGGTGACCCACGTGCTGGGCTGCCACATCGAGATGACCCGGCGACCCGGCCGTGACTTCCCGTTCGGGGCCACCTACCAGCCAGACGAAGCACCACTGCAGATGACGGTGACCCAGCTGACAGTGGTCCGTGACGCCGCGGCGTCCGTCGCGGGCCGACCCGGCGTGCACAAGTTCGACGACTTCATCATCTTCAACGGCCCCTGCACGAGCGCTCTGCCCAAGCTGTTCGCCCGCGCGCTGGCCAGCAAACTCCGCCTGAGCCTTGCAGCCCTCATTCCCCGGAACGGGCACGACCGCTGA
- a CDS encoding ArsR/SmtB family transcription factor, protein MAQVLLGDAKEVVDVSLCQSILWDMEISDPKAIRALAHPLRLDLIELLGAVSPATAARCGRVLGVSQASCSFHLRQLAKYGFVEDAGLGRDRRERLWRLTDRRLRLAPEHGLDPTAAQQLGQIITKRETERILDYLQQGPGEPVEWRHAAVHSAATVPLTTTDLADIKEQWSQVLAPYLAKADANGARLQPGQRFVRFFLAASPLPDLDLGDSENGTDT, encoded by the coding sequence ATGGCGCAGGTACTGCTGGGAGATGCCAAAGAAGTCGTTGACGTCTCCCTGTGTCAAAGTATTCTTTGGGACATGGAGATCAGCGACCCGAAGGCCATCAGGGCTCTGGCTCATCCGCTACGGCTCGACCTCATCGAACTACTGGGCGCCGTCAGCCCAGCGACAGCCGCCCGGTGCGGGCGGGTCCTCGGCGTCTCGCAGGCAAGTTGCTCGTTCCACCTACGCCAGCTCGCCAAATACGGATTCGTCGAAGACGCCGGCCTCGGCCGCGACCGGCGCGAGCGACTGTGGCGCCTGACGGACCGGCGCCTGCGCCTGGCCCCCGAACACGGCCTCGACCCGACCGCGGCCCAGCAACTCGGCCAGATCATCACCAAGCGGGAGACCGAACGGATCCTCGACTACCTCCAGCAGGGTCCCGGCGAACCCGTCGAATGGCGACACGCGGCCGTTCACTCAGCAGCGACAGTCCCGCTGACCACCACCGATCTCGCCGACATCAAAGAACAGTGGAGCCAGGTTCTCGCGCCCTACCTCGCCAAGGCCGACGCCAACGGCGCCCGACTTCAGCCCGGGCAGCGCTTTGTCCGGTTCTTCCTGGCGGCATCCCCGCTACCCGACCTCGACCTGGGGGACAGCGAAAATGGAACCGATACATGA
- a CDS encoding helix-turn-helix domain-containing protein, which produces MGGMIVIRKMGITWQLRMRMAEKSMFQTSDLVPLLGERGIHLSREQVFRLVTQTPQRLSMDTLAALCDILDCSPNDLIDIQVVNAEVRKASGGDSPVVPRVRRSTIRRPDLA; this is translated from the coding sequence ATGGGAGGGATGATCGTGATCCGGAAGATGGGGATCACCTGGCAGCTGCGGATGCGAATGGCCGAGAAGAGCATGTTCCAGACCTCGGACCTGGTGCCCTTGCTGGGCGAACGCGGCATTCACCTGTCGCGGGAGCAGGTCTTTCGCCTGGTGACTCAGACGCCGCAGAGGCTGTCGATGGACACCCTCGCAGCGCTCTGCGACATTCTCGACTGCAGTCCCAACGACTTGATCGACATCCAGGTCGTCAACGCGGAGGTCCGCAAAGCAAGTGGCGGCGATTCCCCAGTTGTTCCACGCGTCCGACGCAGCACGATCCGCCGCCCAGATCTGGCATGA